A genomic stretch from Styela clava chromosome 5, kaStyClav1.hap1.2, whole genome shotgun sequence includes:
- the LOC120344508 gene encoding zona pellucida sperm-binding protein 3 receptor-like isoform X2 produces the protein MINRYTFLSLFFCLICMPGKSTASCRTIHQFACEDGTCISKARVCDGSPDCSNGEDEFSCGRPLCKQRNWSTVRANGYLCRQRCDPLRIRQCRGFLKHCVCDDECGFSCLNEKTGCSSNLPEIRNSVGHEIIRFKRGVKVTVAPGSFYLYRDMIKYKCRRGMKLIGPLLRCTSRRTWSTKLPRCVAIYNPCQNNRCQNDGICFPRDGDFECVCSRGYSGRLCETEIKCFNPIPPIRGYLLEEKSFWRPGEAATFRCLDGFELFGEETTVCTGDATWTQGNKGCIRNICQLDQYVLPEGVTVSGYSPISLYLKTFNVGDTVTLECGDGEQIFQNEIPFDPPTIECDYGGLWTPTFDDVFCGALPSQSGCDYPDISISMKLRDLSTEERISYNVGETFQPSCDPGYTLAGPPSIICREDSTWSTLPRCVEMATEELPPVVRCDYPVLKDHMTIGDIEKHLLYLLGDSLIVGCQQGFRIVGRNIITCLANENWSELPRCERMGCQLSLTNLSEGIKVIAPRQTIDSYEVGDILQMSCVNNTKHAFSRSLQKLINSSVCLENENWNPPVDDFKCVQVCGIPSSVERGTMILNSRAKVFYPDETLYPNCPPNHRHSGSNQIKCLEDGSWNEKVSCEPVGCWINSAILDGNVTVRGHAGESLNGVEFAVGHELEIICQIETQVLGPGLQPTITCQGLNVWSSDYRKYACVSGMTCSEKCLSRGEICSCDLSCQSRGDCCPDFFDYCDK, from the exons ATGATCAACCGTTACACGTTTTTATCACTATTTTTTTGTCTGATTTGTATGCCAG gaAAGTCAACAGCATCATGCCGGACCATTCATCAGTTTGCATGTGAAGACGGCACTTGTATATCAAAAGCAAGAGTTTGTGATGGTAGCCCAGATTGTAGTAACGGAGAAGACGAATTCAGCTGCG GACGACCACTGTGCAAACAACGGAATTGGTCTACTGTGCGTGCAAATGGATATCTTTGCAGACAAAGGTGTGATCCGCTCCGTATCAGACAATGTCGGGGTTTTTTGAAACATTGCGTATGTGATGATGAGTGCGGATTCAGCTGTCTCAACGAAA AAACAGGATGTTCTTCCAATCTGCCAGAGATTAGAAACTCCGTCGGCCATGAAATTATTCGTTTCAAAAGAGGGGTGAAAGTTACCGTTGCACCGGGCTCTTTTTATTTGTATCGTGATATGATTAAATACAAGTGTCGCAGGGGAATGAAACTGATTGGCCCACTTCTGAGATGCACATCAAGAAGAACATGGAGCACAAAACTACCACGCTGTGTCg CGATTTATAATCCGTGCCAGAACAATCGCTGTCAGAACGACGGAATTTGTTTTCCACGCGATGGTGACTTTGAATGTGTTTGCTCACGAGGATATTCTGGTCGTCTGTGTGAAACCG aaattaAATGCTTTAATCCAATACCACCAATAAGAGGATACTTGCTAGAAGAAAAGTCATTTTGGAGACCAGGAGAAGCTGCTACGTTTCGATGCCTCGACGGTTTCGAATTGTTTGGTGAAGAAACGACTGTGTGTACGGGAGACGCAACCTGGACACAGGGAAACAAAGGGTGCATAA GAAATATATGTCAATTGGACCAATATGTTCTGCCTGAAGGAGTGACAGTTAGCGGATACTCGCCGATTTCATTGTATTTAAAAACCTTTAACGTTGGTGATACAGTTACTCTAGAATGTGGAGATGGTgaacaaattttccaaaatgaaATTCCTTTTGATCCACCAACTATCGAATGCGATTATGGTGGACTCTGGACACCCACGTTTGACGATGTTTTCTGTGGAG CACTTCCGAGTCAATCAGGTTGTGATTATCCAGATATATCCATCTCTATGAAACTCAGAGATTTATCCACAGAAGAACGTATTTCGTATAATGTGGGAGAGACTTTTCAACCATCGTGTGATCCTGGTTATACACTAGCTGGCCCCCCTAGCATAATATGCCGGGAAGACAGTACTTGGTCTACTCTTCCAAGATGCGTAGAAATGGCAACAG AGGAACTCCCACCCGTCGTGAGATGCGACTACCCCGTACTCAAAGACCATATGACAATAGGTGATATTGAAAAACATCTATTATATCTCTTGGGAGATAGTTTGATAGTTGGATGTCAACAAGGATTTCGTATTGTAGGTCGCAATATCATAACGTGTCTTGCCAATGAAAATTGGTCAGAACTACCTCGTTGTGAAC GTATGGGATGTCAACTTTCTTTAACAAATTTATCCGAAGGAATAAAAGTCATAGCACCAAGGCAAACCATAGATTCTTACGAAGTCGGCGATATCCTCCAGATGTCGTGCGTCAATAACACCAAACACGCATTTTCTCGTAGCTTGCAAAAACTGATTAATTCGAGTGTTTGTCTGGAAAATGAAAACTGGAATCCACCGGTGGATGATTTCAAATGCG TGCAAGTATGTGGAATTCCTTCATCTGTTGAACGCGGAACCATGATCCTTAACAGTCGGGCAAAAGTTTTCTATCCAGACGAGACGCTGTATCCTAATTGCCCGCCTAATCACAGACATTCTGGCAGTAATCAAATCAAATGTTTAGAAGACGGAAGTTGGAATGAGAAAGTTTCATGCGAGC CGGTTGGATGTTGGATAAACAGCGCTATTTTGGATGGTAACGTTACAGTACGGGGTCATGCAGGGGAAAGTTTGAACGGTGTAGAATTTGCTGTTGGTCACGAACTGGAAATAATTTGCCAAATTGAGACTCAAGTTCTTGGTCCTGGTTTGCAACCAACGATAACATGCCAAGGTTTAAATGTATGGTCAAGCGATTACAGGAAGTATGCATGTG tttctGGCATGACTTGTTCCGAAAAATGCTTGTCTCGTGGGGAAATTTGCTCATGTGACTTGTCTTGCCAGAGCAGAGGAGATTGCTGTCCGGATTTTTTCGATTATTGTGACAAATAA
- the LOC120344508 gene encoding zona pellucida sperm-binding protein 3 receptor-like isoform X1: protein MINRYTFLSLFFCLICMPGKSTASCRTIHQFACEDGTCISKARVCDGSPDCSNGEDEFSCGRPLCKQRNWSTVRANGYLCRQRCDPLRIRQCRGFLKHCVCDDECGFSCLNEKTGCSSNLPEIRNSVGHEIIRFKRGVKVTVAPGSFYLYRDMIKYKCRRGMKLIGPLLRCTSRRTWSTKLPRCVAIYNPCQNNRCQNDGICFPRDGDFECVCSRGYSGRLCETEIFNPCHNNRCQNGGTCSPLVDDFECVCSQGYSGRLCETEIKCFNPIPPIRGYLLEEKSFWRPGEAATFRCLDGFELFGEETTVCTGDATWTQGNKGCIRNICQLDQYVLPEGVTVSGYSPISLYLKTFNVGDTVTLECGDGEQIFQNEIPFDPPTIECDYGGLWTPTFDDVFCGALPSQSGCDYPDISISMKLRDLSTEERISYNVGETFQPSCDPGYTLAGPPSIICREDSTWSTLPRCVEMATEELPPVVRCDYPVLKDHMTIGDIEKHLLYLLGDSLIVGCQQGFRIVGRNIITCLANENWSELPRCERMGCQLSLTNLSEGIKVIAPRQTIDSYEVGDILQMSCVNNTKHAFSRSLQKLINSSVCLENENWNPPVDDFKCVQVCGIPSSVERGTMILNSRAKVFYPDETLYPNCPPNHRHSGSNQIKCLEDGSWNEKVSCEPVGCWINSAILDGNVTVRGHAGESLNGVEFAVGHELEIICQIETQVLGPGLQPTITCQGLNVWSSDYRKYACVSGMTCSEKCLSRGEICSCDLSCQSRGDCCPDFFDYCDK from the exons ATGATCAACCGTTACACGTTTTTATCACTATTTTTTTGTCTGATTTGTATGCCAG gaAAGTCAACAGCATCATGCCGGACCATTCATCAGTTTGCATGTGAAGACGGCACTTGTATATCAAAAGCAAGAGTTTGTGATGGTAGCCCAGATTGTAGTAACGGAGAAGACGAATTCAGCTGCG GACGACCACTGTGCAAACAACGGAATTGGTCTACTGTGCGTGCAAATGGATATCTTTGCAGACAAAGGTGTGATCCGCTCCGTATCAGACAATGTCGGGGTTTTTTGAAACATTGCGTATGTGATGATGAGTGCGGATTCAGCTGTCTCAACGAAA AAACAGGATGTTCTTCCAATCTGCCAGAGATTAGAAACTCCGTCGGCCATGAAATTATTCGTTTCAAAAGAGGGGTGAAAGTTACCGTTGCACCGGGCTCTTTTTATTTGTATCGTGATATGATTAAATACAAGTGTCGCAGGGGAATGAAACTGATTGGCCCACTTCTGAGATGCACATCAAGAAGAACATGGAGCACAAAACTACCACGCTGTGTCg CGATTTATAATCCGTGCCAGAACAATCGCTGTCAGAACGACGGAATTTGTTTTCCACGCGATGGTGACTTTGAATGTGTTTGCTCACGAGGATATTCTGGTCGTCTGTGTGAAACCG AGATTTTTAATCCGTGTCACAACAATCGCTGTCAGAACGGCGGAACTTGTTCCCCACTTGTTGATGACTTTGAGTGTGTTTGTTCACAGGGATATTCTGGACGTCTGTGTGAAACCG aaattaAATGCTTTAATCCAATACCACCAATAAGAGGATACTTGCTAGAAGAAAAGTCATTTTGGAGACCAGGAGAAGCTGCTACGTTTCGATGCCTCGACGGTTTCGAATTGTTTGGTGAAGAAACGACTGTGTGTACGGGAGACGCAACCTGGACACAGGGAAACAAAGGGTGCATAA GAAATATATGTCAATTGGACCAATATGTTCTGCCTGAAGGAGTGACAGTTAGCGGATACTCGCCGATTTCATTGTATTTAAAAACCTTTAACGTTGGTGATACAGTTACTCTAGAATGTGGAGATGGTgaacaaattttccaaaatgaaATTCCTTTTGATCCACCAACTATCGAATGCGATTATGGTGGACTCTGGACACCCACGTTTGACGATGTTTTCTGTGGAG CACTTCCGAGTCAATCAGGTTGTGATTATCCAGATATATCCATCTCTATGAAACTCAGAGATTTATCCACAGAAGAACGTATTTCGTATAATGTGGGAGAGACTTTTCAACCATCGTGTGATCCTGGTTATACACTAGCTGGCCCCCCTAGCATAATATGCCGGGAAGACAGTACTTGGTCTACTCTTCCAAGATGCGTAGAAATGGCAACAG AGGAACTCCCACCCGTCGTGAGATGCGACTACCCCGTACTCAAAGACCATATGACAATAGGTGATATTGAAAAACATCTATTATATCTCTTGGGAGATAGTTTGATAGTTGGATGTCAACAAGGATTTCGTATTGTAGGTCGCAATATCATAACGTGTCTTGCCAATGAAAATTGGTCAGAACTACCTCGTTGTGAAC GTATGGGATGTCAACTTTCTTTAACAAATTTATCCGAAGGAATAAAAGTCATAGCACCAAGGCAAACCATAGATTCTTACGAAGTCGGCGATATCCTCCAGATGTCGTGCGTCAATAACACCAAACACGCATTTTCTCGTAGCTTGCAAAAACTGATTAATTCGAGTGTTTGTCTGGAAAATGAAAACTGGAATCCACCGGTGGATGATTTCAAATGCG TGCAAGTATGTGGAATTCCTTCATCTGTTGAACGCGGAACCATGATCCTTAACAGTCGGGCAAAAGTTTTCTATCCAGACGAGACGCTGTATCCTAATTGCCCGCCTAATCACAGACATTCTGGCAGTAATCAAATCAAATGTTTAGAAGACGGAAGTTGGAATGAGAAAGTTTCATGCGAGC CGGTTGGATGTTGGATAAACAGCGCTATTTTGGATGGTAACGTTACAGTACGGGGTCATGCAGGGGAAAGTTTGAACGGTGTAGAATTTGCTGTTGGTCACGAACTGGAAATAATTTGCCAAATTGAGACTCAAGTTCTTGGTCCTGGTTTGCAACCAACGATAACATGCCAAGGTTTAAATGTATGGTCAAGCGATTACAGGAAGTATGCATGTG tttctGGCATGACTTGTTCCGAAAAATGCTTGTCTCGTGGGGAAATTTGCTCATGTGACTTGTCTTGCCAGAGCAGAGGAGATTGCTGTCCGGATTTTTTCGATTATTGTGACAAATAA